One Arvicanthis niloticus isolate mArvNil1 chromosome 3, mArvNil1.pat.X, whole genome shotgun sequence DNA segment encodes these proteins:
- the Tbc1d4 gene encoding TBC1 domain family member 4 isoform X4 — MEDIHTSLKEGVPKSRRGEIWQFLALQYRLRHRLPNKHQPPDTSYKELLKQLTAQQHAILVDLGRTFPTHPYFSVQLGAGQLSLFNLLKAYSLLDKEVGYCQGISFVAGVLLLHMSEEQAFEMLKFLMYDLGFRKQYRPDMMSLQIQMYQLSRLLHDYHRELYNHLEENEISPSLYAAPWFLTLFASQFPLGFVARVFDIIFLQGTEVIFKVALSLLSSQEALIMECENFENIVEFLKSTLPDMNTTEMEKIITQVFEMDISKQLHAYEVEYHVLQDELLESSYACEDNESLEKLERANNQLKRQNMDLLEKLQVAHAKIQALESNLETLLTRETKMKALIRTLEQDKMAYQKTVEQFRKLLPADALANCELLLRDLTHPTNDKAKPGNKP, encoded by the exons ATGGAAGATATTCATACGTCCCTTAAAGAGG GGGTCCCTAAAAGTCGTCGTGGGGAAATCTGGCAATTTCTAGCATTACAATACCGCCTGAGACACAGGTTGCCCAACAAACACCAGCCTCCAGACACCTCCTATAAGGAACTTTTGAAGCAGCTCACTGCTCAGCAGCACGCCATCCTTGTGGATTTGG ggAGGACTTTTCCCACTCACCCTTACTTTTCAGTGCAGCTCGGGGCAGGACAACTGTCCCTCTTTAACCTGCTGAAAGCCTACTCTCTGCTGGATAAAGAGGTAGGCTACTGTCAGGGGATCAGCTTTGTGGCCGGAGTCCTGCTTCTGCACATGAGTGAAGAGCAAGCCTTTGAAATGCTCAAGTTCCTTATGTACGACCTGGGCTTCCGCAAGCAGTACAGACCGGATATGATGTCACTTCAG ATTCAGATGTACCAGCTGTCCAGACTCCTTCATGACTACCACCGGGAACTCTACAACCATCTTGAGGAGAATGAGATCAGCCCCAGTCTGTATGCTGCACCCTGGTTCCTCACACTCTTTGCCTCTCAGTTTCCCTTGGGATTCGTAGCCAGAGTTTTTG atattatttttcttcaaggaACTGAAGTTATATTTAAGGTTGCTCTCAGCTTATTGAGCAGCCAGGAGGCACTTATAATGGAGTGtgaaaactttgaaaatattgTTGAATTTCTCAAAAGTACATTACCTGATATGAATACCACCGAAATGGAAAAAATTATCACCCAG GTTTTTGAGATGGATATTTCCAAACAGTTACATGCCTATGAGGTAGAATATCATGTGCTTCAGGATGAGCTTCTGGAATCTTCATATGCCTGTGAGGATAATGAATCTTTGGAGAAGCTGGAGAGGGCCAACAACCAATTGAAAAGACAGAACATGGACCTCTTAGAAAAACTCCAG GTGGCTCATGCTAAAATTCAGGCCTTGGAATCCAACCTAGAAACTCTGTTGACCAGAGAAACTAAAATGAAGGCTTTAATCCGGACCCTGGAACAAGATAAAATGGCTTATCAAAAGACGGTGGAACAGTTCCGGAAGCTGCTACCAGCAGATGCGCTGGCCAACTGTGAATTGCTGTTGAGAGACCTAACTCACCCAACGAATGACAAAGCCAAGCCAGGAAATAAGCCATAG